The Nothobranchius furzeri strain GRZ-AD chromosome 6, NfurGRZ-RIMD1, whole genome shotgun sequence genome includes a region encoding these proteins:
- the LOC129164363 gene encoding uncharacterized protein isoform X2 — translation MLFTVITLFLYFYFFQGIKNPPSISRFEINNTFSATLKLNKSLEPMVNLSDEQVVLNPLVPDASSLSSMLEADHLSSMGVKSSDCDPPLQSEVCFTRQSASCTNRLLYRGVMETSAAVKHLWSPDGATMPFKGFVPGHLDLYVNDLVTFQFVTSANTVANSFLLSQGCDLVSGLCALFPVISLTGDHDDAESPAVSSSQVVSGDIEGGSVVAAITSLTGTGWPPGPRAVGACSDALLGAPPDKRGVPGGTEFSVADFRLFGGNPPPSGRVIAEIDTDFPPIQLTTLTSDPELGAAPSTGWSSSQSVTTLVKPVFSDSVWEPPSFLGIKYSWLQFSGQTMFLKLASCLYLILNVARFALTPVTQPSLDHSFSEPPSPTPPGLWTSEHLLFQHDSGDAVHLLGNRAFKSLRTVCYASPVSQTWHKFEQQKGGEEPPPALRASFSHFQFTTISDHNTVASVKLQPNFEQVKSGSDLTAKPSASLQFQTEPSGKFKQVSLWVRNTRYKQFDYQIAYEPAPTDTSKLVSLWVRNTRFKTLTERLYSDQLYSDRILFH, via the coding sequence atgctgtttacagtcataacgctttttctttacttttatttcttccaggggatcaaaaacccaccatcaatatcaaggtttgaaataaacaacactttctctgctactttaaagctgaataaatctcttgagcctatggttaacctctctgacgaacaggttgtgcttaaccctttggttcctgatgcttcttctctgtcatccatgttagaggctgaccatctctccagcatgggtgtgaaatcttcagactgtgatccaccgcttcagtcagaggtctgctttactcgtcagtccgcctcatgcacaaaccggcttctttatcggggcgtgatggaaacgtcagccgccgtgaaacacttgtggtctccggacggagctaccatgccatttaaggggtttgtgcccggacatcttgacctttatgtgaatgaccttgtcacttttcagtttgtgacctctgctaatacggtggccaactcctttctcctttcacaggggtgtgacttagtctctggcctctgtgctctctttcctgtgatttctcttacaggtgaccacgacgacgcagaaagccctgcggtttccagcagtcaagTGGTCAGTGGGGATATTGAAggaggctcggtggttgctgcgatcacctctctcacgggcacgggatggccacccggcccgcgagcagtaggtgcgtgcagtgatgctctgctcggggcccctcctgacaaaaggggggtgccgggtggcactgagttttccgttgcggacttcaggctgttcgggggaaaccctcctccgagcgggcgggtcattgcagaaatcgacactgactttccaccaattcagctgacgacattgacctccgacccggagttaggtgctgcaccttctacggggtggagttctagtcagtctgtaactactctggttaaaccggttttttctgattctgtgtgggaacctccatcattcttgggaataaagtattcttggcttcagttttcaggacagaccatgttcctaaagctagcgtcatgtctgtatctgattctaaacgtggctaggtttgctttgacacccgtgacacaaccatccttggatcactccttttcagaacctccaagtccaacacctccaggtctttggacatctgaacacctactctttcagcacgattccggtgacgctgtgcatcttcttggtaatagggcttttaagagcttaagaactgtttgttatgcttctcctgtctcacagacatggcataagtttgagcaacaaaaggggggtgaggagcctcctcctgctttgcgagcatcattttcgcatttccagttcactactatttctgatcacaacacagtcgcctccgtaaagctgcaacccaactttgagcaggtaaaatcaggttctgatctaacagctaaaccatcagcttcactccagttccaaacggaaccctcaggtaaattcaaacaagtttccctgtgggttcgtaacacaagatacaaacagtttgattaccaaatcgcttatgagcctgctcccacagatacgtccaaactcgtgtctctgtgggtccgcaataccagattcaaaacgcttactgaacgcctctattctgaccaactctattctgaccggattcttttccactaa
- the LOC129164363 gene encoding uncharacterized protein isoform X3, with amino-acid sequence MGVKSSDCDPPLQSEVCFTRQSASCTNRLLYRGVMETSAAVKHLWSPDGATMPFKGFVPGHLDLYVNDLVTFQFVTSANTVANSFLLSQGCDLVSGLCALFPVISLTGDHDDAESPAVSSSQVVSGDIEGGSVVAAITSLTGTGWPPGPRAVGACSDALLGAPPDKRGVPGGTEFSVADFRLFGGNPPPSGRVIAEIDTDFPPIQLTTLTSDPELGAAPSTGWSSSQSVTTLVKPVFSDSVWEPPSFLGIKYSWLQFSGQTMFLKLASCLYLILNVARFALTPVTQPSLDHSFSEPPSPTPPGLWTSEHLLFQHDSGDAVHLLGNRAFKSLRTVCYASPVSQTWHKFEQQKGGEEPPPALRASFSHFQFTTISDHNTVASVKLQPNFEQVKSGSDLTAKPSASLQFQTEPSGKFKQVSLWVRNTRYKQFDYQIAYEPAPTDTSKLVSLWVRNTRFKTLTERLYSDQLYSDRILFH; translated from the coding sequence atgggtgtgaaatcttcagactgtgatccaccgcttcagtcagaggtctgctttactcgtcagtccgcctcatgcacaaaccggcttctttatcggggcgtgatggaaacgtcagccgccgtgaaacacttgtggtctccggacggagctaccatgccatttaaggggtttgtgcccggacatcttgacctttatgtgaatgaccttgtcacttttcagtttgtgacctctgctaatacggtggccaactcctttctcctttcacaggggtgtgacttagtctctggcctctgtgctctctttcctgtgatttctcttacaggtgaccacgacgacgcagaaagccctgcggtttccagcagtcaagTGGTCAGTGGGGATATTGAAggaggctcggtggttgctgcgatcacctctctcacgggcacgggatggccacccggcccgcgagcagtaggtgcgtgcagtgatgctctgctcggggcccctcctgacaaaaggggggtgccgggtggcactgagttttccgttgcggacttcaggctgttcgggggaaaccctcctccgagcgggcgggtcattgcagaaatcgacactgactttccaccaattcagctgacgacattgacctccgacccggagttaggtgctgcaccttctacggggtggagttctagtcagtctgtaactactctggttaaaccggttttttctgattctgtgtgggaacctccatcattcttgggaataaagtattcttggcttcagttttcaggacagaccatgttcctaaagctagcgtcatgtctgtatctgattctaaacgtggctaggtttgctttgacacccgtgacacaaccatccttggatcactccttttcagaacctccaagtccaacacctccaggtctttggacatctgaacacctactctttcagcacgattccggtgacgctgtgcatcttcttggtaatagggcttttaagagcttaagaactgtttgttatgcttctcctgtctcacagacatggcataagtttgagcaacaaaaggggggtgaggagcctcctcctgctttgcgagcatcattttcgcatttccagttcactactatttctgatcacaacacagtcgcctccgtaaagctgcaacccaactttgagcaggtaaaatcaggttctgatctaacagctaaaccatcagcttcactccagttccaaacggaaccctcaggtaaattcaaacaagtttccctgtgggttcgtaacacaagatacaaacagtttgattaccaaatcgcttatgagcctgctcccacagatacgtccaaactcgtgtctctgtgggtccgcaataccagattcaaaacgcttactgaacgcctctattctgaccaactctattctgaccggattcttttccactaa
- the LOC129164363 gene encoding uncharacterized protein isoform X1 → MDETRQNLSCTVTPDVRFSDVLLPGHAKTQESVYRPGHAGPSARPNGPALVGCRRSGTVGTSGSGSVPAALGRRGSKTHHQYQEADHLSSMGVKSSDCDPPLQSEVCFTRQSASCTNRLLYRGVMETSAAVKHLWSPDGATMPFKGFVPGHLDLYVNDLVTFQFVTSANTVANSFLLSQGCDLVSGLCALFPVISLTGDHDDAESPAVSSSQVVSGDIEGGSVVAAITSLTGTGWPPGPRAVGACSDALLGAPPDKRGVPGGTEFSVADFRLFGGNPPPSGRVIAEIDTDFPPIQLTTLTSDPELGAAPSTGWSSSQSVTTLVKPVFSDSVWEPPSFLGIKYSWLQFSGQTMFLKLASCLYLILNVARFALTPVTQPSLDHSFSEPPSPTPPGLWTSEHLLFQHDSGDAVHLLGNRAFKSLRTVCYASPVSQTWHKFEQQKGGEEPPPALRASFSHFQFTTISDHNTVASVKLQPNFEQVKSGSDLTAKPSASLQFQTEPSGKFKQVSLWVRNTRYKQFDYQIAYEPAPTDTSKLVSLWVRNTRFKTLTERLYSDQLYSDRILFH, encoded by the exons atggacgagacacgacaaaatctttcttgcactgttacacctgatgtaaggttctctgacgttctgcttccaggacatgccaagacgcaggagtctGTTTACCGGCCGGGccacgctggtccctccgcccgcccgaacgggcccgcattagtcgggtgccgccggtcgggcacggtggggactagtggcagcggttcggtgccagctgcactgggtcggag gggatcaaaaacccaccatcaatatcaag aggctgaccatctctccagcatgggtgtgaaatcttcagactgtgatccaccgcttcagtcagaggtctgctttactcgtcagtccgcctcatgcacaaaccggcttctttatcggggcgtgatggaaacgtcagccgccgtgaaacacttgtggtctccggacggagctaccatgccatttaaggggtttgtgcccggacatcttgacctttatgtgaatgaccttgtcacttttcagtttgtgacctctgctaatacggtggccaactcctttctcctttcacaggggtgtgacttagtctctggcctctgtgctctctttcctgtgatttctcttacaggtgaccacgacgacgcagaaagccctgcggtttccagcagtcaagTGGTCAGTGGGGATATTGAAggaggctcggtggttgctgcgatcacctctctcacgggcacgggatggccacccggcccgcgagcagtaggtgcgtgcagtgatgctctgctcggggcccctcctgacaaaaggggggtgccgggtggcactgagttttccgttgcggacttcaggctgttcgggggaaaccctcctccgagcgggcgggtcattgcagaaatcgacactgactttccaccaattcagctgacgacattgacctccgacccggagttaggtgctgcaccttctacggggtggagttctagtcagtctgtaactactctggttaaaccggttttttctgattctgtgtgggaacctccatcattcttgggaataaagtattcttggcttcagttttcaggacagaccatgttcctaaagctagcgtcatgtctgtatctgattctaaacgtggctaggtttgctttgacacccgtgacacaaccatccttggatcactccttttcagaacctccaagtccaacacctccaggtctttggacatctgaacacctactctttcagcacgattccggtgacgctgtgcatcttcttggtaatagggcttttaagagcttaagaactgtttgttatgcttctcctgtctcacagacatggcataagtttgagcaacaaaaggggggtgaggagcctcctcctgctttgcgagcatcattttcgcatttccagttcactactatttctgatcacaacacagtcgcctccgtaaagctgcaacccaactttgagcaggtaaaatcaggttctgatctaacagctaaaccatcagcttcactccagttccaaacggaaccctcaggtaaattcaaacaagtttccctgtgggttcgtaacacaagatacaaacagtttgattaccaaatcgcttatgagcctgctcccacagatacgtccaaactcgtgtctctgtgggtccgcaataccagattcaaaacgcttactgaacgcctctattctgaccaactctattctgaccggattcttttccactaa